A window of the Synechococcus sp. LTW-R genome harbors these coding sequences:
- the acnB gene encoding bifunctional aconitate hydratase 2/2-methylisocitrate dehydratase — translation MSASSFLADYRAAAAEREAQGVPALPLTAAETQSLTELLQAPPAGEEQFLVHLLSERIPPGVDEAAYVKADWLSAVAQGKTSSPLVQPVEAVQLLATMIGGYNVGALIELLSHGDAAIAEAAATGVSRTLLVYDAYNDVLELAASNAQAKRVIDSWANAEWFTAKPELPAEITVTVFKVEGETNTDDLSPATHATTRPDIPLHATAMLETRMPGGLDLIAELKQKGHPVAYVGDVVGTGSSRKSAINSVLWHTGTDIPHVPNKRSGGVVLGGKIAPIFFNTAEDSGALPIECDVTALNSGDVITIRPYAGTIERAAGEANAGEIVARFELKPSTITDEVRAGGRIPLMIGRALTDKVRAQLGLPASDLFIRPSAPADTGKGFTLAQKMVGKACGLQGVRPGTSCEPLMTTVGSQDTTGPMTRDEMKELACLGFSADLVMQSFCHTAAYPKPVDLKTHAELPDFISSRGGVALRPGDGIIHSWLNRMLLPDTVGTGGDSHTRFPLGISFPAGSGLVAFAAAIGAMPLDMPESVLVKFSGALQPGVTLRDVVNAIPYVAIQQGLLTVEKAGKKNIFSGRIMEIEGLPDLKLEQAFELTDATAERSCAGSTIKLSVETVSEYLRSNVALLKNMIARGYSDARTLARRIKAMEEWLANPVLMEADADAEYAAVIEINLDEITEPILACPNDPDNVKTLSDVAGGQIDEVFIGSCMTNIGHYRAAATVLEGQGENTARLWVCPPTRMDEEMLKQEGYYGIFEKAGSRMEMPGCSLCMGNQARVEDNTTVFSTSTRNFNNRLGNGAQVYLGSAELAAVCAQLGRIPTKEQYLAIAAAKIDPKSAELYRYLNFDQIEGFEDSGRVVSTDDEAKVLAGV, via the coding sequence ATGTCTGCCAGCAGCTTCCTTGCCGACTACCGCGCCGCCGCTGCGGAGCGAGAAGCCCAAGGGGTCCCCGCCCTGCCGCTGACAGCCGCTGAAACCCAGTCCCTGACTGAACTCCTCCAGGCACCTCCCGCCGGTGAAGAACAGTTTCTGGTGCATCTCCTCTCCGAGCGCATCCCCCCGGGCGTGGATGAAGCGGCCTACGTCAAGGCCGACTGGCTCAGTGCCGTGGCCCAGGGCAAAACCAGCAGCCCCCTGGTCCAGCCCGTCGAGGCGGTCCAGCTGCTGGCCACGATGATCGGCGGCTACAACGTCGGCGCCCTCATCGAGCTGCTCTCCCACGGGGACGCCGCCATCGCTGAGGCGGCCGCAACGGGCGTCAGCCGCACCCTGCTCGTCTACGACGCCTACAACGACGTCCTCGAGCTGGCCGCCAGCAACGCCCAGGCCAAGCGGGTGATCGACAGCTGGGCCAATGCCGAGTGGTTCACCGCCAAGCCCGAGCTGCCCGCCGAGATCACGGTCACGGTCTTCAAGGTGGAAGGCGAGACCAACACTGATGACCTCTCCCCCGCGACCCACGCCACCACCCGCCCGGACATCCCGCTGCACGCCACGGCGATGCTCGAGACCCGGATGCCCGGCGGGCTTGACCTGATCGCTGAGCTCAAGCAGAAGGGCCATCCCGTGGCCTACGTGGGCGACGTGGTCGGCACCGGCAGCTCCCGCAAATCCGCCATCAACTCGGTGCTCTGGCACACCGGCACCGACATTCCCCACGTGCCCAACAAGCGCAGCGGCGGGGTGGTGCTCGGCGGCAAGATCGCCCCGATTTTCTTCAACACCGCGGAAGACTCCGGCGCCCTGCCGATCGAGTGCGACGTGACCGCCCTCAACTCCGGCGATGTCATCACGATTCGCCCCTACGCCGGGACGATCGAGCGGGCGGCCGGTGAAGCCAATGCCGGCGAGATCGTGGCTCGCTTTGAACTCAAGCCGAGCACGATCACCGATGAGGTCCGTGCCGGCGGCCGGATCCCCCTGATGATCGGCCGCGCCCTGACCGACAAGGTGCGGGCCCAACTGGGCCTACCCGCCAGCGACCTGTTCATCCGCCCCAGCGCCCCTGCGGACACCGGCAAGGGCTTCACCCTGGCCCAAAAGATGGTCGGCAAGGCCTGTGGCCTGCAGGGCGTGCGCCCGGGCACCAGCTGCGAGCCGCTGATGACCACCGTCGGCTCCCAGGACACCACCGGGCCCATGACCCGCGATGAGATGAAAGAGCTGGCCTGCCTGGGCTTCTCCGCGGACCTGGTGATGCAGAGCTTCTGCCACACCGCGGCCTACCCCAAGCCGGTGGACCTAAAGACCCACGCCGAACTGCCCGACTTCATCAGCTCCCGCGGTGGCGTAGCCCTGCGCCCAGGCGACGGCATCATCCACAGCTGGCTGAACCGGATGCTGCTGCCCGACACCGTCGGCACCGGCGGTGACAGCCACACTCGCTTCCCCCTTGGCATCTCCTTCCCGGCCGGCTCCGGCCTCGTGGCCTTCGCGGCCGCCATCGGCGCCATGCCGCTGGACATGCCCGAATCGGTGCTCGTGAAGTTCTCCGGCGCCCTGCAGCCGGGCGTCACCCTGCGGGATGTGGTCAATGCCATTCCCTACGTGGCCATTCAGCAGGGGCTGCTCACCGTGGAGAAGGCCGGCAAGAAGAACATCTTCAGCGGCCGGATCATGGAGATCGAGGGCCTGCCCGATCTGAAGCTCGAGCAAGCCTTCGAGCTGACCGACGCCACCGCCGAGCGCTCCTGCGCCGGCAGCACCATCAAGCTCTCAGTGGAGACCGTGAGCGAGTACCTGCGCAGCAACGTGGCGCTGCTGAAAAACATGATTGCCCGGGGCTACAGCGATGCCCGCACCCTGGCCCGCCGGATCAAGGCCATGGAGGAGTGGCTTGCCAATCCCGTCCTGATGGAGGCCGACGCCGACGCGGAGTACGCCGCGGTGATCGAGATCAACCTCGATGAGATCACCGAGCCGATCCTGGCTTGCCCGAACGACCCCGACAACGTCAAAACCCTCTCCGACGTGGCCGGGGGGCAGATCGATGAGGTGTTCATCGGTTCCTGCATGACCAACATCGGCCACTACCGCGCCGCCGCGACCGTCCTGGAGGGTCAAGGGGAGAACACGGCCCGCCTCTGGGTCTGCCCCCCCACGCGGATGGACGAGGAGATGCTCAAGCAGGAGGGCTACTACGGGATCTTCGAGAAGGCCGGCTCCCGCATGGAGATGCCCGGCTGCTCCCTCTGCATGGGCAACCAGGCCCGCGTCGAGGACAACACGACCGTCTTCTCGACGAGCACCCGCAACTTCAACAACCGCCTCGGCAACGGCGCCCAGGTGTATCTCGGCAGCGCCGAGCTGGCGGCGGTCTGCGCCCAGCTGGGCCGGATCCCCACCAAAGAGCAGTACCTCGCCATCGCCGCGGCCAAGATCGATCCCAAGAGCGCTGAGCTCTACCGCTACCTGAACTTCGATCAGATCGAGGGCTTTGAGGACAGCGGTCGCGTGGTCAGTACCGACGACGAGGCCAAGGTACTGGCAGGGGTCTAA
- a CDS encoding 3-deoxy-7-phosphoheptulonate synthase: MIPTSDLHVVETRPLVAPTLLHGELPLSEAAGRTVREARERIKAILRGDDQRLLVIVGPCSVHDVDAAKEYASAIAEEHKRHRDQLEVVMRVYFEKPRTTVGWKGLINDPHLDGSYDINTGLRLARGLLLHLADMGLPAATELLDPVVPQYIADLISWTAIGARTTESQTHREMASGLSMPIGFKNGTDGSAITAINAMEAAARPHHFLGINKDGQAAIVTTTGNPDGHLVLRGGKQGTNYHREAIEEASAALVKDGLPARVMVDCSHGNSNKDYRRQGEVAAQVADQLRAGSRDVMGVMLESHLVAGNQKISPDRAALTYGQSITDACIDLDTTREVLAGLADAVAAAQSASAVAV, encoded by the coding sequence ATGATTCCCACCTCTGATCTCCACGTGGTGGAAACCCGGCCCCTGGTGGCGCCCACCCTCTTGCATGGGGAGCTGCCCCTGAGTGAGGCCGCAGGTCGCACGGTGCGCGAGGCCCGCGAGCGGATCAAGGCCATCCTGCGGGGTGACGATCAGCGCTTGCTGGTGATCGTTGGACCCTGCTCGGTCCATGACGTGGATGCCGCGAAGGAATACGCCAGCGCAATTGCCGAAGAGCACAAGCGCCACCGCGATCAACTCGAGGTGGTGATGCGGGTCTATTTCGAGAAACCCCGCACCACCGTCGGTTGGAAGGGGTTGATCAATGACCCCCACCTCGACGGCAGCTACGACATCAATACCGGTCTGCGTCTTGCCCGCGGTTTGCTGCTGCACCTGGCGGACATGGGCCTGCCGGCGGCCACCGAGCTGCTTGATCCAGTCGTTCCCCAGTACATCGCCGATCTGATCAGCTGGACCGCGATCGGCGCCCGCACGACCGAGAGTCAGACCCACCGGGAGATGGCCTCCGGGTTGTCGATGCCGATCGGTTTCAAGAATGGCACCGATGGCAGTGCGATCACGGCCATCAACGCCATGGAGGCGGCCGCACGGCCCCACCATTTCTTGGGCATTAACAAGGATGGCCAGGCCGCCATCGTCACCACCACCGGGAACCCCGATGGGCACCTGGTGCTGCGGGGCGGTAAGCAGGGCACCAACTACCACCGTGAGGCGATCGAAGAAGCCTCCGCCGCTCTGGTCAAAGACGGGCTGCCGGCGCGGGTGATGGTCGACTGCAGCCACGGCAACTCCAACAAGGACTACCGCCGTCAAGGTGAAGTGGCGGCCCAGGTCGCCGATCAACTGCGGGCGGGCTCCCGCGATGTCATGGGCGTGATGCTCGAGAGCCACCTGGTGGCTGGGAATCAAAAGATCAGCCCCGATCGCGCGGCCTTGACCTACGGCCAGAGCATTACCGATGCCTGCATCGACCTGGACACGACCCGTGAGGTCTTGGCCGGCTTGGCTGATGCGGTGGCCGCGGCGCAGAGCGCTTCTGCCGTTGCGGTTTAG
- a CDS encoding diacylglycerol/polyprenol kinase family protein, producing the protein MVTQQLLGVAAVAGWLAAVLLTALAVRRRWPHQKEWSRKIVHIGTGAVVLLAWVFGIPRDFALGAAALVTVGAALNHRFRLLPAVEDVGRQSYGTIAYGASITILLALFWPQQPLPVAAGVLVMACGDGLAGLVGPQINSPRWRLFGQTKSLVGTSAMALTSWLVLALLIGVAQATGTSAPNLVAAAVIAFAATGLEQLSGFGLDNLSVPLATACLWQLAMP; encoded by the coding sequence GTGGTCACGCAACAGCTCCTCGGCGTGGCCGCGGTCGCGGGATGGCTTGCGGCTGTCCTGCTGACGGCCCTGGCCGTTCGCCGGCGTTGGCCGCATCAGAAGGAGTGGAGCCGCAAGATCGTGCACATCGGCACCGGCGCCGTCGTCCTGCTCGCCTGGGTCTTTGGGATTCCGCGGGACTTCGCCCTCGGCGCCGCGGCCCTGGTCACGGTTGGCGCAGCCCTCAATCACCGCTTCCGCCTGCTGCCTGCGGTCGAAGACGTCGGACGCCAGAGCTACGGGACGATCGCCTACGGCGCCTCGATCACGATTCTCTTGGCCCTCTTCTGGCCCCAGCAACCGCTGCCCGTCGCCGCCGGCGTGCTGGTCATGGCCTGCGGCGATGGACTCGCCGGGTTGGTGGGACCCCAGATCAACTCACCGCGCTGGCGTCTCTTCGGGCAAACCAAATCGCTGGTGGGCACCTCCGCCATGGCCCTCACCAGCTGGCTGGTCCTGGCCCTCCTCATCGGAGTCGCCCAGGCAACGGGGACCTCTGCACCCAACCTGGTGGCGGCGGCTGTCATCGCCTTCGCCGCCACCGGGCTGGAACAACTGAGTGGCTTTGGCCTCGACAACTTGAGCGTGCCATTAGCCACGGCTTGCCTCTGGCAACTCGCTATGCCCTGA
- a CDS encoding RpoD/SigA family RNA polymerase sigma factor has product MPANKPAASGPSSNKSTARSAASRQGGRLSADSIGWYLSNIGRVPLLTPAEEIELAHHVQAMKRLQELPAAELTARQKHQIRMGTRARDRMMAANLRLVVSVAKKYQNQGLELLDLVQEGAIGLERAVDKFDPAMGYKFSTYAYWWIRQGMTRAIDNSARTIRLPIHVSEKLSKMRRITRELSHRFGRQPNRLELAHAMGMQPQELEELISQSAPCASLDAHARGDDDRSTLGELIADPNSNESMDSMDRNLQKEHLGTWLSQLNERERRIIELRFGLAGQEPLTLAEIGRQINVSRERVRQLESKAILKLRLMTNYQQAA; this is encoded by the coding sequence ATGCCTGCAAACAAGCCCGCTGCTTCAGGCCCTTCGAGCAACAAATCAACCGCTCGATCCGCCGCATCCCGACAAGGAGGTCGCCTTAGTGCTGATTCGATTGGCTGGTATCTGAGCAATATCGGTCGGGTACCGCTCCTGACCCCCGCCGAAGAGATTGAATTAGCGCACCATGTGCAGGCCATGAAGCGCCTGCAGGAACTCCCCGCCGCAGAACTGACGGCCCGGCAGAAGCACCAGATCCGGATGGGCACCCGCGCCCGCGATCGCATGATGGCCGCCAACCTGCGGCTCGTCGTCAGCGTCGCCAAGAAGTATCAAAACCAAGGCCTCGAACTGCTCGACCTGGTTCAAGAAGGCGCCATCGGCCTGGAGCGGGCGGTGGACAAGTTCGACCCAGCCATGGGTTACAAGTTCTCGACCTACGCCTACTGGTGGATCCGCCAGGGCATGACCCGGGCCATCGACAACAGCGCCCGCACGATTCGGCTCCCCATCCACGTCAGCGAGAAGCTCTCGAAGATGCGCCGCATCACCCGCGAGCTCTCCCATCGCTTTGGCCGTCAGCCGAATCGCCTGGAGTTGGCCCATGCCATGGGCATGCAACCTCAGGAGCTGGAAGAACTGATCTCCCAGAGTGCTCCCTGCGCCTCCCTCGACGCCCATGCCCGAGGCGATGACGACCGGAGCACCCTCGGCGAGCTGATCGCCGATCCCAACAGCAACGAGTCCATGGATTCCATGGATCGCAACCTGCAGAAGGAACACCTCGGCACTTGGCTCTCGCAGCTGAATGAGCGGGAGCGCCGCATCATCGAACTGCGCTTCGGCCTAGCCGGCCAGGAACCCTTGACCCTGGCGGAAATCGGCCGCCAGATCAATGTCTCCCGCGAACGGGTGCGTCAGTTGGAATCGAAAGCGATCCTCAAGCTGCGCCTGATGACCAACTACCAGCAGGCTGCTTGA
- the ppk1 gene encoding polyphosphate kinase 1, protein MADPVVAPELYINRELSWLAFNQRVLAQALSEHTPLLEQAKFSAIFSNNLDEFFMVRVASLKSQVEADVQKLSDDGLTPSQQLALVRKELAPLLHQQQAHYRHYLKHQLAEAGVHLLDYRLLNKKQKAWVNDYFQRAIFPVLTPLAVDPAHPFPFISNLSLNIAALIRDPDSGVQQFARVKVPQKNLPRFVELPAELSTTEPQPVFTAVPLEQVVAFNLQLLFPGMEVEGHYFFRVTRDADLELRDLEADDLMEALQQGLRKRRMGGEVVRLEVADEMPDAVVELLLEGTGVDPEDLYRIGGPLGLDDLMSLLSIPLPALKDAPHRGRTALSLSRAQKSLLEDGSIKAEEFTSIFSVLRRGDVLLHHPFDLFSTSVEEFINQAADDPSVLAIKMTLYRVSKDSPIIAALIRASENGKQVMVLVELKARFDEDNNIQWARQLERSGVHVVYGVIGLKTHTKITLVVRKEKDLLRSYCHIGTGNYNSKTSALYTDLGLLSARPELGQDLAELFNYLTGFSKQQDFRRLLVAPVTLRRQMQALIQREIDHAKAGKPAAIKAKMNALVDPRIIALLYEASQAGVQIDLVVRGMCSLRPSLDGISENIRVSSVIGRFLEHSRLFWFENGGEHEMYIGSADWMGRNLDRRVEAVVPVEDPDLHERLTRLIDSYLNDNCTAWDMQSDGSFSRRIPEDESIAVQANLIDGWRKGLIPVETGA, encoded by the coding sequence ATGGCTGATCCAGTGGTGGCTCCCGAGCTCTACATCAACCGGGAGCTGAGCTGGCTCGCCTTCAACCAGAGAGTGCTGGCCCAGGCCCTGAGCGAGCACACGCCGCTGCTGGAGCAGGCCAAGTTCAGCGCGATTTTCAGCAATAACCTCGACGAATTTTTCATGGTCCGGGTGGCTTCCCTGAAGTCACAGGTGGAAGCGGACGTTCAAAAACTCAGCGACGACGGCCTCACCCCCAGCCAACAGTTGGCCCTGGTGCGCAAGGAACTCGCACCGCTGCTGCACCAGCAACAGGCCCACTACCGCCATTACCTGAAGCACCAGCTGGCCGAAGCCGGCGTGCACCTACTGGACTACCGGCTGCTGAACAAAAAGCAGAAGGCCTGGGTCAACGACTACTTCCAGCGCGCCATCTTCCCGGTGCTCACCCCGCTGGCGGTGGACCCTGCACACCCCTTCCCCTTCATCAGCAACCTCAGCTTGAACATCGCGGCCTTGATCCGCGATCCCGACAGCGGCGTTCAACAGTTCGCCCGGGTCAAGGTCCCGCAAAAAAACCTGCCGCGGTTTGTGGAACTGCCCGCTGAGCTGAGCACCACCGAGCCCCAACCGGTCTTCACCGCCGTTCCGCTCGAGCAGGTGGTGGCCTTCAACCTGCAACTGCTCTTCCCTGGCATGGAGGTGGAGGGGCACTACTTCTTCCGTGTGACCCGGGATGCGGACCTGGAGTTGAGGGACCTGGAAGCCGACGACTTGATGGAGGCCCTGCAGCAGGGGCTGCGCAAACGCCGGATGGGCGGGGAAGTGGTGCGCCTGGAAGTCGCCGACGAGATGCCCGATGCCGTCGTCGAACTCCTGCTGGAGGGCACCGGCGTGGATCCAGAGGATCTGTATCGCATCGGCGGGCCGCTCGGACTCGACGACCTGATGAGCCTGCTGTCGATTCCCCTGCCGGCCCTCAAGGACGCGCCCCACCGGGGCCGCACGGCGCTCAGCCTGTCCCGAGCCCAAAAGAGCCTGCTAGAGGACGGCTCGATCAAGGCCGAGGAATTCACGAGCATCTTCTCGGTGCTGCGCCGCGGTGATGTGCTCCTGCACCACCCCTTTGACCTCTTCTCCACGTCCGTCGAAGAGTTCATCAATCAGGCCGCCGATGACCCATCGGTGCTGGCCATCAAGATGACGCTCTACCGGGTCTCCAAGGACTCCCCGATCATTGCCGCGCTGATTCGCGCTTCAGAGAACGGCAAGCAGGTGATGGTGCTCGTCGAGCTCAAGGCCCGCTTCGACGAAGACAACAACATTCAGTGGGCCCGCCAACTGGAGCGCTCCGGCGTCCACGTGGTCTATGGCGTGATCGGCCTGAAGACCCACACCAAGATCACGCTGGTGGTCCGCAAGGAAAAGGATCTGCTGCGCAGCTACTGCCACATCGGCACGGGCAACTACAACTCAAAGACATCGGCGCTCTACACCGACTTGGGTCTGCTCTCGGCGAGGCCGGAACTGGGACAGGACCTCGCCGAGCTGTTCAACTACCTCACCGGCTTCTCCAAGCAACAGGATTTCCGGCGCCTGCTCGTCGCCCCCGTCACCCTGAGGCGTCAGATGCAAGCGCTGATCCAGCGCGAGATCGACCACGCCAAGGCCGGAAAGCCCGCCGCCATCAAGGCCAAGATGAACGCCCTGGTGGATCCCCGAATCATTGCGCTCCTGTACGAGGCCTCCCAGGCCGGCGTGCAGATTGACCTCGTGGTGCGGGGCATGTGCAGCCTGCGACCGAGCCTCGACGGCATCAGCGAAAACATCCGGGTGAGCAGCGTCATCGGACGCTTCCTCGAGCACTCCCGCCTGTTCTGGTTCGAGAACGGCGGCGAGCATGAGATGTATATCGGCAGTGCCGACTGGATGGGTCGCAATCTCGACAGGCGTGTCGAAGCCGTGGTTCCCGTGGAAGATCCCGATCTACACGAACGGCTGACACGGCTGATCGACAGTTATCTCAATGACAACTGCACCGCCTGGGACATGCAGAGCGATGGCAGCTTCAGCCGGCGCATCCCCGAGGACGAGAGCATCGCGGTGCAAGCCAACCTGATCGATGGCTGGAGAAAGGGCCTGATCCCTGTGGAGACGGGGGCGTAG
- a CDS encoding MFS transporter has protein sequence MSWKRPSTSLCAFLTLLNDRLGESIVFPLLPFLLASFTDNGRTLGLLAGSYAIAQFAVTPLIGSLSDRFGRRPVIGICVAGSVVGLSLFAVTVSIDWQAIPWAAGTSLPLVLLFAARLIDGVSGGTAATAGAVLADISTPENRAKAFGLIGVAFGLGFILGPAFGGLLSQTNVTLPVWAAAAFALINLLLVLLLLPETHPPEARLAMPRKRDLNPLIALQKVFTNPQVRRLCGAFFLFFLAFNGFTAVLVLYFKQAFDWGPGLAANAFLVVGVVATVVQGGLIGPLVKRFGEWRLTLAGLGFVIAGCLLVPMATAENATRVVFPAVAILALGTGLVTPCLRALVSRRLDDSGQGAALGSLQGLQSLGSFIGPPLAGLAYDVVGQRSPFWLGITVLAGVAALVAGGLPRRGEHAPDPF, from the coding sequence GTGAGCTGGAAACGCCCCTCCACCTCCCTCTGCGCGTTCCTGACGCTGCTGAACGATCGGCTCGGAGAGAGCATCGTTTTTCCGCTGCTGCCCTTCCTGCTGGCGAGCTTCACGGACAACGGGCGCACCCTGGGCCTGCTGGCGGGGAGTTATGCGATCGCCCAATTTGCGGTCACGCCGCTGATCGGCTCGCTGAGTGATCGCTTCGGCCGCCGTCCCGTGATCGGGATTTGCGTGGCGGGTTCGGTGGTGGGCTTGAGCCTGTTTGCCGTCACGGTCAGCATCGATTGGCAAGCCATCCCCTGGGCCGCCGGCACCAGCCTTCCGCTCGTGCTGCTGTTCGCCGCCCGCCTCATTGATGGCGTGAGCGGCGGCACCGCCGCCACCGCTGGGGCGGTGTTGGCCGATATCTCCACCCCCGAAAACCGGGCGAAGGCCTTCGGTCTCATTGGCGTGGCCTTTGGCTTGGGCTTCATCCTCGGCCCCGCCTTCGGCGGCTTGCTCTCCCAGACCAACGTCACCCTTCCGGTCTGGGCCGCTGCGGCCTTTGCCCTGATCAACCTGCTGCTGGTGCTGCTGCTCCTACCGGAAACCCATCCGCCGGAGGCACGGCTGGCCATGCCCCGCAAACGGGATCTCAATCCCTTGATCGCCCTGCAGAAGGTGTTCACCAATCCGCAGGTGCGCCGGCTGTGCGGAGCCTTCTTCCTGTTCTTTCTGGCCTTCAACGGCTTCACCGCCGTTCTGGTCCTCTATTTCAAGCAGGCCTTCGATTGGGGTCCGGGTCTGGCCGCCAATGCCTTCCTGGTGGTGGGCGTTGTCGCCACCGTCGTCCAGGGCGGCTTGATCGGGCCCCTGGTGAAACGCTTTGGCGAATGGCGCCTGACCCTGGCGGGCCTGGGCTTTGTGATCGCCGGCTGCCTGCTCGTGCCGATGGCCACCGCCGAGAACGCCACCCGCGTCGTCTTCCCCGCCGTGGCGATCCTGGCCCTGGGCACAGGCCTGGTCACGCCCTGCCTGCGGGCCCTGGTCTCGAGACGCCTCGATGACTCCGGCCAAGGCGCCGCCCTGGGCAGCCTGCAAGGTCTGCAGAGCCTGGGCAGTTTCATCGGTCCCCCCTTGGCGGGTCTGGCCTACGACGTCGTTGGTCAGCGCAGTCCCTTTTGGCTCGGCATCACGGTCCTGGCCGGGGTCGCGGCCCTCGTGGCCGGCGGCCTCCCCCGTCGCGGCGAACACGCTCCAGATCCCTTCTGA
- the moaC gene encoding cyclic pyranopterin monophosphate synthase MoaC — MLQQADERFPVTATPPELSHLNASGEAHMVDVGGRAVSDRVAVAEGFIELSPEALALVVEGRAAKGDVLAVARVAAIQGAKRTWELIPLCHPLPLTGVSVVIEPVADGLRIEASARTTGVTGVEMEALTAVQVGLLTTYDMVKAVDPAMTIGPVRLLSKTGGRRGDWQRDD; from the coding sequence ATGCTGCAACAGGCCGATGAGCGTTTCCCCGTGACTGCCACTCCCCCTGAGCTGAGTCACCTCAATGCCAGCGGCGAGGCCCACATGGTGGATGTCGGTGGGCGGGCCGTGAGTGATCGCGTGGCTGTGGCCGAAGGGTTCATTGAGCTCTCGCCCGAGGCCTTGGCCCTGGTGGTGGAGGGCCGTGCCGCTAAAGGGGATGTGCTCGCCGTCGCGCGGGTCGCGGCGATTCAAGGGGCGAAGCGGACCTGGGAATTGATTCCCCTCTGTCATCCCCTGCCCCTCACCGGTGTTTCGGTGGTGATCGAGCCGGTGGCCGATGGCCTGCGCATCGAGGCTTCGGCCCGCACCACCGGGGTGACCGGCGTGGAGATGGAAGCCCTGACCGCCGTGCAGGTGGGTCTGCTCACCACGTACGACATGGTCAAAGCGGTCGATCCGGCCATGACGATCGGACCCGTGCGGCTCTTGAGCAAGACCGGTGGGCGTCGCGGCGATTGGCAGCGCGATGACTGA
- a CDS encoding molybdopterin molybdotransferase MoeA translates to MTEPYPKEGLPLDQARALILQALAPLALSESLPLPECLGRTVAEAVHAPEAVPGFRASIMDGYALAGSEQPALGDAWQLVGRSAAGAPFLGTLQPGQAVRVLTGALVPEGSGRVVPQELVEASAQELRLIKACGANPWIRSVDEETAAGGVLAESGLRLGVAEVARLASCGIQHCRVFSKPRVGLLISGDELLPPGQPRQLGEIWESNSTLLRGLLERLGYEVAVQRVVGDQPEPLRQALLALAEDCDVVVSTGGVSAGDTDWIRPLVAELGEVRFWKLFLKPGRPLAWGTVAGTPFFGLPGNPVAAAVTALQLLWPALQRLEGAQVQLLPRLRVALEQPLRRGAGRPELARASLVVAEDGRLLARVAGSQASSRIGSLAGADLLLEIPAELGSLEAGAELWAQLLRLPIF, encoded by the coding sequence ATGACTGAGCCCTACCCCAAAGAAGGTTTGCCCCTGGATCAGGCCCGAGCGCTGATCCTCCAAGCCCTCGCGCCTCTCGCGCTCTCGGAGTCCTTGCCTCTGCCTGAGTGCTTGGGACGCACCGTGGCGGAAGCGGTTCACGCGCCAGAGGCGGTGCCTGGATTCCGGGCGTCGATCATGGATGGCTACGCCCTTGCCGGCTCGGAGCAGCCGGCGTTGGGTGACGCCTGGCAGTTGGTCGGTCGCTCCGCGGCAGGGGCCCCGTTCCTTGGAACCCTGCAGCCTGGTCAGGCGGTGCGCGTGCTCACGGGTGCGCTGGTCCCCGAGGGCAGCGGCCGGGTTGTGCCCCAGGAATTGGTGGAAGCCAGCGCTCAGGAGCTGCGCTTGATCAAGGCCTGCGGGGCCAATCCCTGGATTCGCTCCGTCGATGAAGAGACCGCCGCTGGTGGCGTGCTTGCTGAGTCCGGCCTGCGTTTGGGGGTGGCGGAGGTGGCCCGCTTGGCCAGCTGCGGCATTCAGCACTGCCGGGTCTTCTCCAAACCCCGGGTTGGTCTTCTGATCAGTGGGGATGAATTGCTTCCCCCGGGCCAGCCCCGGCAGTTGGGGGAGATTTGGGAGAGCAACTCCACCTTGCTGCGCGGTCTGCTGGAGCGCCTGGGTTACGAGGTTGCCGTGCAACGGGTGGTTGGCGATCAACCGGAGCCATTGCGTCAGGCCTTGCTCGCATTGGCCGAGGACTGCGACGTGGTGGTGAGTACCGGCGGGGTCTCCGCCGGCGATACCGACTGGATCCGTCCCTTGGTGGCGGAACTGGGGGAGGTGCGGTTTTGGAAGTTGTTCCTTAAACCTGGACGCCCCTTGGCCTGGGGGACGGTGGCCGGTACGCCCTTTTTTGGTTTGCCGGGCAATCCCGTCGCCGCCGCTGTGACGGCCTTGCAGCTGCTCTGGCCGGCCCTGCAACGGCTGGAGGGTGCCCAGGTTCAGCTGCTGCCGCGTCTACGGGTGGCCTTGGAGCAGCCCCTGCGGCGGGGCGCCGGCCGCCCGGAGTTGGCGCGTGCCTCCTTGGTGGTGGCCGAGGACGGTCGCCTCTTGGCGCGGGTCGCGGGCTCCCAGGCGTCGTCCCGCATTGGCTCCCTGGCGGGGGCGGACCTGCTCTTGGAGATCCCCGCTGAGCTGGGGAGCCTGGAGGCGGGGGCGGAGTTGTGGGCTCAGCTGCTGCGGCTGCCCATCTTTTAA